A stretch of the Neptunomonas phycophila genome encodes the following:
- the sohB gene encoding protease SohB produces the protein MSEFFFEYGLFFAKALTVLVTILIALAGIIAISARGRRDNSDGEVEITSMNDVYDDMKDAVEAAVLDKDQYKQQLKLQKKQEKQEAKQRKKESKKAPPSNDQDNVEKKRVYVLDFDGDVHASDVEPMREEISAILTFARPTDEVVLRLESAGGLVHTYGLAASQLERIKAKGIPLTIIVDQVAASGGYLMACLADKLLAAPFALVGSIGVIAQLPNFHRVLKKHDVDFEMFTAGEYKRTVTMFGENTEKGKEKFVEELEDTHALFKEFVSQYRPLMNIEVVATGEVWFGKRALELKLVDQLATSDDYIMAACENADVYKVRYEVKKSLQERLSELSIKTADGVFSKIWERASNSRFLSR, from the coding sequence TTGTCTGAATTTTTCTTTGAGTACGGTCTGTTTTTTGCCAAAGCTCTTACCGTATTGGTAACTATATTGATTGCTTTAGCTGGGATTATCGCTATTAGTGCACGTGGACGTCGTGATAACAGTGATGGTGAAGTTGAAATCACTTCGATGAATGACGTGTATGACGATATGAAGGATGCGGTTGAAGCGGCTGTGCTAGATAAAGATCAATACAAACAACAGCTTAAACTTCAGAAAAAGCAAGAAAAACAAGAAGCTAAACAGCGCAAAAAAGAATCAAAGAAGGCTCCGCCTTCTAATGACCAAGACAATGTAGAAAAGAAACGGGTCTACGTGTTGGATTTTGATGGTGATGTGCATGCTAGCGATGTTGAACCTATGCGTGAAGAAATTTCTGCCATTTTAACCTTTGCTAGACCAACAGATGAGGTTGTGCTTCGTTTAGAAAGTGCAGGAGGATTAGTCCATACCTATGGCTTAGCCGCGTCTCAGCTTGAGCGTATTAAAGCCAAAGGTATTCCGCTAACAATTATCGTCGATCAAGTGGCTGCCAGCGGCGGTTATCTCATGGCGTGTTTAGCCGATAAGTTGCTAGCAGCGCCGTTTGCTTTGGTTGGTTCGATAGGTGTAATCGCTCAACTACCTAATTTTCATCGTGTGCTTAAAAAGCATGATGTTGACTTCGAAATGTTCACGGCGGGTGAATACAAACGCACCGTAACCATGTTTGGTGAAAACACTGAAAAAGGTAAAGAGAAGTTCGTAGAAGAGCTTGAAGATACACATGCATTATTTAAAGAGTTTGTAAGCCAGTATCGTCCTTTAATGAATATTGAGGTCGTCGCTACGGGCGAAGTGTGGTTTGGTAAACGGGCCTTAGAACTGAAGTTGGTTGATCAGTTAGCAACCAGTGATGATTACATCATGGCTGCTTGCGAAAACGCTGATGTCTACAAGGTGCGTTATGAAGTTAAAAAATCTTTGCAAGAGCGCTTAAGTGAGCTGTCAATTAAAACAGCGGATGGCGTTTTTTCTAAAATTTGGGAGCGCGCCTCAAATAGCCGTTTCTTGTCCCGTTAA
- a CDS encoding SCP2 sterol-binding domain-containing protein — MSSDITVEKVISKLTSRFQPDAAKGMSSVFQFVLEDGDDFFIHIDDQTCTPEYGQHDDPSIVLRMDSATFIRVVTGQQDGMSAFLKGNLRAEGNVMLATKLSKLFKA, encoded by the coding sequence ATGAGTAGCGATATTACCGTTGAAAAAGTAATCAGTAAGCTAACATCTCGCTTTCAACCCGATGCCGCAAAAGGCATGAGCAGTGTTTTTCAATTTGTTTTAGAAGATGGCGACGACTTTTTCATTCATATCGATGATCAAACGTGCACACCAGAATACGGACAACATGACGACCCCTCTATTGTGCTTCGCATGGACAGTGCAACATTTATACGGGTAGTTACAGGGCAACAAGACGGCATGAGTGCTTTTCTCAAAGGTAACTTACGGGCTGAAGGGAATGTCATGTTGGCGACTAAACTCAGTAAGCTATTTAAGGCCTAG
- the nudC gene encoding NAD(+) diphosphatase, with product MVNKYFMAVNGTLLETQTGSAVVELSSAQLAEAEAVYAVGELENTLYSVVVLNEMGSQQYSPLNLRKLLGEATSEAEYIIFSRASQISVWHDQHRFCGRCGGVMEHHSVDLAKHCAACGLVQYPRISPCIIVLVTDGDRCLLARSPHFPPGRFSTLAGFIEAGETAEAAVHREIMEEVGIQVKNVRYHQSQSWPFPHALMLGYFAEYAGGELAPDGVEIEEAHWYHRDHMPDLPPSFAISYALIEHFMLGKV from the coding sequence TTGGTTAATAAGTATTTTATGGCAGTCAATGGCACTTTGCTGGAAACGCAAACGGGGAGTGCTGTTGTAGAACTTTCCAGTGCTCAATTAGCGGAAGCTGAAGCCGTCTACGCCGTCGGGGAGTTAGAGAATACCCTTTACAGTGTGGTTGTTTTAAACGAGATGGGCAGTCAGCAGTACAGCCCTTTGAATCTGCGCAAGCTTCTGGGTGAAGCCACTAGTGAAGCTGAGTACATTATTTTTTCGCGCGCTTCACAAATTTCGGTGTGGCATGATCAGCATCGTTTTTGTGGGCGTTGTGGCGGTGTTATGGAACACCATTCAGTTGATTTGGCGAAACACTGCGCTGCCTGCGGGTTAGTTCAGTACCCGCGTATCTCTCCGTGTATTATTGTGCTGGTAACTGATGGGGATCGCTGTCTGCTCGCGCGCTCACCTCATTTTCCACCTGGGCGTTTTAGCACCTTAGCCGGTTTTATTGAGGCAGGTGAAACAGCCGAGGCAGCGGTGCATCGAGAAATAATGGAGGAAGTGGGTATTCAGGTAAAAAACGTGCGCTACCATCAAAGCCAATCTTGGCCTTTTCCTCATGCTTTGATGTTGGGTTACTTTGCTGAATACGCAGGCGGTGAGTTAGCGCCTGATGGTGTTGAAATAGAAGAGGCGCATTGGTATCACAGAGATCATATGCCCGACTTGCCTCCGTCATTTGCAATATCATATGCCTTAATCGAACATTTTATGTTAGGTAAAGTGTAA
- the nhaB gene encoding sodium/proton antiporter NhaB: MTTTFSQAIMRNFLGNSPVWYKQAIIGFLILNPILLMVAGPVTTGWVLIFEFIFTLALALKCYPLQPGGLLAIEAIAIGLASPESVYHEVSGNLQVILLLMFMVAGIYFMQGMLLWIFTKILLNVRSKIYLSLLFSISSAFLSAFLDALTVTAVLISVGVGFYSVYHKVASGKHSDHAHDHGNDDAIHEVNRSELEDFRGFLRSLLMHGAVGTALGGVCTLVGEPQNLLIAEKAGWDFITFFTLMAPITMPVLVAGLLTCALLEKTKAFGYGAKLPDNVRAILEDFAAKEDAKRTLRDKAQLGVQIVVAIFLVFALALHLAEVGLIGLTIIILLTAFNGVVEEHQIGKAFEEALPFTALLVVFFSIVSVIHDQHLFQPIIHAVLSMDIDAQPGLFFIANGVLSAISDNVFVATVYINEVVAALNAGEITREHFDALAIAINTGTNIPSVATPNGQAAFLFLLTSALAPLIRLSYGKMVVMALPYTIVMSLVGYSAVVIAL, translated from the coding sequence ATGACCACCACTTTTTCTCAGGCAATTATGCGGAATTTCCTCGGGAATTCGCCTGTCTGGTATAAGCAAGCTATTATTGGCTTTCTAATCCTTAACCCAATTTTATTAATGGTAGCAGGCCCTGTTACTACTGGTTGGGTACTTATTTTTGAATTCATTTTCACATTGGCTCTTGCGCTTAAATGCTACCCTCTTCAACCCGGCGGTTTACTGGCCATAGAAGCTATTGCTATTGGGTTAGCGTCACCTGAGAGCGTATACCATGAAGTCAGTGGCAACCTGCAAGTTATCCTTTTACTTATGTTTATGGTGGCAGGGATTTACTTCATGCAGGGTATGTTATTGTGGATCTTTACAAAAATTTTGTTAAACGTCCGCTCTAAGATTTACCTTTCTTTATTATTCTCTATTTCTTCGGCTTTTTTATCTGCTTTTTTAGATGCACTGACCGTCACAGCGGTTCTAATTAGTGTCGGTGTTGGTTTTTACTCTGTTTATCACAAAGTAGCTTCTGGCAAGCATAGCGACCACGCGCATGATCACGGAAACGATGACGCCATCCACGAAGTCAATCGCAGCGAGCTAGAAGACTTTCGCGGTTTTTTACGCAGCTTACTCATGCATGGGGCGGTCGGCACAGCGTTGGGTGGTGTATGCACCCTAGTTGGGGAACCACAAAACCTGCTTATTGCAGAAAAAGCGGGTTGGGACTTTATTACCTTTTTCACACTAATGGCCCCTATCACCATGCCTGTTCTCGTTGCAGGTTTGCTAACATGTGCCTTACTCGAAAAAACAAAAGCCTTCGGATATGGCGCGAAACTGCCCGATAACGTTCGCGCTATTCTGGAAGACTTTGCGGCTAAAGAAGACGCTAAACGCACATTACGTGATAAAGCCCAACTAGGTGTTCAGATTGTAGTCGCTATATTTCTAGTATTTGCATTGGCACTTCATTTAGCCGAGGTAGGCTTGATTGGTCTCACTATTATTATTTTGCTTACAGCCTTTAACGGCGTAGTAGAAGAGCACCAAATCGGTAAGGCATTTGAAGAAGCGCTACCCTTTACAGCACTACTGGTTGTCTTTTTCTCGATCGTGTCTGTCATACACGATCAGCACTTGTTCCAACCTATCATCCATGCTGTTCTTTCAATGGATATTGATGCACAACCCGGCCTATTTTTTATCGCCAACGGCGTTTTATCAGCCATTAGTGACAATGTATTTGTAGCAACCGTTTATATTAATGAAGTAGTTGCAGCGCTTAATGCAGGCGAAATCACTCGCGAGCACTTTGATGCGCTTGCCATTGCCATCAATACAGGGACCAACATCCCGAGCGTTGCCACTCCCAATGGTCAAGCAGCATTCTTATTTTTGCTCACCTCTGCACTTGCTCCATTAATTCGTTTGTCATACGGAAAAATGGTCGTGATGGCTTTGCCATATACAATCGTGATGAGTTTAGTCGGCTATTCAGCCGTTGTTATAGCCCTTTAA
- the dnaQ gene encoding DNA polymerase III subunit epsilon — protein MRQIVLDTETTGLEWSQGHNVIEIGCVEMERRRLTGRTYHQYIKPDHEIDAEAMAVHGITNEFLADKPKFSGIAQEFLDFVTGAELIIHNAAFDIGFLDAELARNGIDIKIRDVCSVIDSLLVARKKHPGQKNNLDALCKRYGIDNTHRELHGALLDSEILADVYLALTGGQRSLMLADEDGDGGDDVVVLKRVGEEAQGLTVLKADDSELQAHEAFLRKLDKKVDGQCLWHTIDEASVVKG, from the coding sequence ATGCGTCAAATAGTACTGGATACAGAAACAACGGGTTTAGAGTGGTCGCAAGGCCATAACGTAATTGAAATTGGTTGCGTTGAAATGGAGCGTCGCCGATTAACAGGACGTACTTACCATCAGTATATAAAGCCAGATCACGAGATAGATGCTGAGGCTATGGCTGTTCACGGCATTACCAATGAATTTTTGGCGGATAAGCCCAAATTTAGTGGTATTGCCCAAGAGTTTTTAGACTTTGTGACCGGTGCCGAGCTAATCATTCACAACGCAGCATTTGATATTGGTTTCTTGGATGCTGAGCTAGCGCGTAATGGAATAGACATTAAGATACGTGATGTCTGCTCAGTGATTGATTCATTATTAGTTGCGAGAAAAAAGCATCCGGGGCAAAAGAATAACCTAGATGCGTTATGTAAACGTTATGGTATCGATAATACGCACCGCGAATTGCATGGCGCGTTACTCGACTCCGAGATTCTGGCCGATGTTTATTTAGCGTTAACTGGTGGACAGCGATCTTTGATGCTCGCGGATGAGGATGGAGACGGTGGTGACGATGTCGTTGTACTCAAACGAGTAGGAGAAGAAGCGCAAGGTTTAACAGTGCTAAAAGCGGATGACAGTGAGTTGCAGGCCCACGAAGCTTTTTTAAGAAAGTTGGATAAAAAAGTAGATGGGCAATGCTTGTGGCACACGATTGATGAGGCTTCTGTCGTTAAAGGTTAG
- the rnhA gene encoding ribonuclease HI, with amino-acid sequence MEPVKIYTDGACKGNPGPGGWGALLRYGEKEKQLWGGELDTTNNRMELMAAIKALAELKRNCHVILTTDSQYVRKGITEWITGWRKNGWKTAAKKPVKNADLWQQLDALTKQHTIDWRWVKGHSGHPENELADELANRGVEEIIQKA; translated from the coding sequence GTGGAACCCGTTAAGATTTACACCGATGGCGCTTGTAAAGGAAATCCAGGCCCGGGGGGCTGGGGAGCTCTTTTGCGTTATGGTGAGAAAGAAAAGCAGTTATGGGGTGGGGAGTTAGACACTACCAATAACCGTATGGAATTAATGGCTGCTATTAAAGCGTTGGCCGAACTAAAGCGCAATTGCCACGTTATTTTAACCACCGATTCTCAATATGTTCGCAAAGGTATTACCGAGTGGATCACAGGGTGGCGAAAAAACGGTTGGAAGACCGCCGCCAAAAAGCCGGTCAAAAACGCAGACCTTTGGCAACAATTAGATGCGCTAACAAAGCAGCACACTATAGATTGGCGCTGGGTAAAAGGTCACTCGGGCCATCCAGAGAATGAGTTAGCTGACGAATTGGCTAACCGTGGTGTTGAAGAGATTATTCAAAAGGCATAA
- a CDS encoding class I SAM-dependent methyltransferase produces the protein MKFKQQLSSDELTDPLRSWLSKGLGNELWEAEQDVLNRILSGLYGSHMAQISLNPLIDVAEKSTVPHKVIVYHRLELGMHPFSIVAQSNELPIEHNSIDVVILHHALDFSSTPHQVLREASRILRPGGYIVIVGFNPWSWWGLRRKLSRKQTKPIWHHAHFIGHGRLSDWISLLELTEVKAESHYFYPPYQTDTIRQRFKWIEPVLKRFVPGAGAFNVVLARKDVGSMRVIQNRKRSRRFIKLPVVEPATRGQTRGTR, from the coding sequence ATGAAGTTTAAACAACAGCTCAGCAGTGATGAGTTAACAGACCCGCTTCGCTCTTGGCTATCCAAAGGTCTGGGCAATGAGCTTTGGGAAGCAGAGCAAGATGTCTTAAATCGCATTTTGTCTGGTCTATATGGAAGCCATATGGCTCAAATAAGCTTAAATCCGCTAATAGATGTAGCCGAAAAAAGTACGGTTCCGCATAAGGTCATTGTCTATCATCGTTTAGAGCTGGGAATGCATCCATTTAGCATTGTTGCGCAAAGTAATGAGCTACCGATAGAGCATAACAGTATTGATGTTGTGATTTTGCACCATGCTCTGGATTTCTCTTCTACGCCTCATCAGGTATTGCGTGAGGCTTCACGTATATTGCGCCCAGGTGGTTACATAGTCATAGTCGGATTTAATCCTTGGTCTTGGTGGGGGTTACGCCGCAAACTTAGTCGTAAACAAACAAAGCCAATCTGGCATCATGCGCATTTCATTGGTCATGGCCGTTTAAGTGATTGGATTAGCCTTTTGGAACTAACGGAAGTTAAAGCCGAAAGTCATTACTTTTACCCGCCTTACCAAACGGATACTATTCGCCAGCGTTTTAAGTGGATCGAGCCAGTTTTAAAACGATTTGTGCCAGGAGCCGGCGCTTTTAATGTTGTGCTTGCTCGAAAAGATGTAGGTAGTATGCGGGTGATTCAAAATAGAAAACGTTCCCGTCGTTTTATTAAATTACCGGTAGTCGAACCGGCAACAAGAGGTCAAACACGTGGAACCCGTTAA
- the gloB gene encoding hydroxyacylglutathione hydrolase — MLTVKPLAAFTDNYIWLLKHDDGKHCVVVDPGDANVVIDELTKESLILNGILITHHHNDHTGGVDELKSRYKVPVYGPENSPYKGITQTLSDGDTLMILNESFEVLAVPGHTLDHIAFYTNSTQTPKLFCGDTLFLAGCGRLFEGSPAQMLTAMDKFRELPLQTEVYCTHEYSLANLAFANAVEPNNGKITQTLNQCKKLREQNKPTLPSSIEQELAINPFMRTRKPSVVASAKAYKEVSNMDEVAVFSAIREWKNSY, encoded by the coding sequence ATGTTGACTGTAAAACCCTTAGCTGCCTTTACGGATAACTATATTTGGCTACTAAAGCACGACGATGGGAAGCACTGTGTCGTTGTAGATCCAGGTGATGCAAACGTTGTTATCGATGAGCTAACTAAAGAATCACTGATACTTAACGGCATTTTAATTACGCATCATCATAACGACCATACTGGCGGTGTAGACGAGCTAAAATCACGTTATAAGGTACCGGTCTATGGGCCTGAAAACTCCCCTTACAAAGGCATAACCCAAACGCTAAGCGATGGGGACACGCTGATGATCTTAAACGAAAGCTTTGAAGTATTAGCGGTGCCCGGGCATACCTTGGACCATATCGCTTTTTATACCAACAGCACCCAAACGCCCAAACTATTTTGCGGTGATACCCTTTTTTTAGCAGGATGCGGCCGACTTTTCGAAGGCTCGCCTGCTCAAATGTTAACCGCAATGGATAAATTTCGTGAACTCCCCCTCCAAACAGAAGTATACTGCACACACGAATATTCGTTAGCAAACCTAGCTTTTGCTAACGCAGTTGAACCCAATAACGGAAAAATTACTCAGACACTGAACCAATGCAAAAAACTTCGTGAGCAAAATAAGCCCACGCTACCTTCTAGCATAGAGCAAGAGTTAGCCATAAACCCCTTTATGAGGACGCGCAAACCCAGCGTTGTAGCCTCAGCCAAGGCGTACAAGGAAGTTTCGAATATGGATGAAGTGGCTGTTTTTTCGGCGATCCGCGAATGGAAAAATAGCTACTAA
- a CDS encoding LysM peptidoglycan-binding domain-containing protein has product MRSRTLAPLLVIAGLMSGCQMFEPIEQPTDAGVLNHDLETLQTSITAKSAQENPPGQKLASIQTIDQLASGTLISPPDRATPPVDAVYHPPESDNLWDITRSHLALHNEAQHDAVQIQIDWYRKYPGHMRRITENASRYYYYILNEVLERGMPAEIALLPAVESHFDADAYSKGHAAGIWQFIPSTAKYFGIKRTRWYDGRRDLIDSTRVALNYLEKLNKRFDGDWLLTMAAYNAGGGTVSKAIRKNKNQGKPTDYWSLPLPKETRLYVPRILAIASFVSDPDEHNMELPAIQNEPYFDIVKTKGAVNLKQAAKLSGTRLAELQLLNPGFSELNTDPAGPHRLLVPVNKANQMIAALNGTSTGQITEWASYTIQSGDSLSTIADKFGSSVADIKSANELNSNLLIAGKSLIIPQLINDTQTSSATQKIASASSTTPRFNDNSISQYKIKSGDTLWSIARKYGVEPSTIAQWNNMGTRDTLVAGRSLRIGSLPFSIARDEAEALRKIGYQVQNGDSLSVIASRYNVSIDDILAWNKISGTSIKAGQELTLFVD; this is encoded by the coding sequence ATGCGTAGTCGTACACTCGCTCCTCTGCTAGTAATAGCTGGATTAATGTCTGGCTGTCAGATGTTTGAGCCTATTGAACAACCGACTGACGCTGGTGTTCTTAATCATGATCTCGAAACACTTCAGACCTCAATAACGGCTAAAAGTGCCCAAGAGAATCCACCAGGTCAAAAGCTGGCCTCTATCCAGACCATAGATCAGCTCGCCTCAGGCACTCTAATTTCTCCCCCCGACAGAGCTACACCACCCGTTGATGCCGTCTACCACCCGCCCGAGAGTGATAATCTTTGGGACATAACACGCAGCCATTTAGCTCTTCATAACGAAGCTCAACATGATGCCGTACAAATCCAGATAGACTGGTATCGTAAATACCCTGGGCACATGCGCCGCATCACAGAAAATGCATCTCGCTATTACTATTACATACTCAACGAAGTGCTCGAGCGCGGCATGCCAGCCGAGATCGCTTTATTACCAGCCGTAGAAAGCCACTTTGATGCAGATGCCTACTCCAAAGGGCATGCCGCTGGTATTTGGCAGTTCATCCCAAGCACTGCCAAATACTTCGGTATCAAGCGAACACGCTGGTACGATGGCCGCCGTGATTTAATCGACTCTACACGGGTTGCACTAAACTACCTAGAAAAACTAAATAAGCGTTTTGATGGCGACTGGTTGTTAACAATGGCAGCGTATAACGCTGGCGGCGGCACCGTATCTAAAGCGATTCGTAAAAATAAAAACCAAGGGAAGCCAACCGACTATTGGTCATTGCCTTTGCCTAAAGAGACACGCCTTTATGTACCTCGAATCCTAGCGATAGCATCCTTCGTTAGCGACCCAGATGAACATAATATGGAGTTACCGGCCATTCAGAATGAGCCGTATTTTGATATTGTAAAAACAAAAGGGGCTGTGAATTTAAAACAAGCGGCCAAGTTATCTGGCACGCGACTAGCTGAACTGCAGCTATTGAACCCAGGCTTTTCAGAGTTAAATACAGACCCTGCTGGCCCCCACCGATTGCTAGTGCCCGTCAATAAAGCCAACCAAATGATCGCGGCCCTCAATGGTACCTCTACAGGACAAATCACAGAGTGGGCAAGCTACACTATCCAAAGCGGCGACTCGCTCAGTACTATTGCAGATAAATTTGGAAGCTCAGTAGCCGACATAAAATCAGCTAACGAACTTAATTCAAATTTACTGATTGCAGGAAAAAGCCTAATCATTCCTCAATTAATTAACGACACGCAAACCAGCTCCGCCACCCAGAAAATTGCTAGCGCTTCTTCAACAACTCCGCGCTTTAATGACAACAGCATTTCCCAGTACAAAATTAAGTCGGGTGACACGTTATGGTCTATTGCGCGTAAATACGGTGTAGAGCCGAGCACAATTGCGCAATGGAATAATATGGGCACACGCGATACTTTGGTCGCTGGGCGTTCATTACGTATCGGTAGCTTACCTTTCTCAATAGCACGAGATGAGGCAGAAGCGCTGCGCAAAATCGGTTACCAAGTACAAAACGGCGACTCTCTATCAGTTATCGCCTCACGTTATAACGTTTCCATCGATGATATTTTAGCTTGGAATAAAATTTCGGGTACATCCATCAAAGCGGGTCAAGAATTAACCCTCTTTGTTGATTAA
- a CDS encoding extracellular solute-binding protein produces MPSYSLKKLIVVAGLVCYSSFTLAAPSHGIAMHGDLKYSSDFTHFDYTNPDAPKGGSVKQWALGTFDSFNSFIIKGTPADGLGLIYDTLTSQSTDEPFSEYGLIAKTIDVADDNSSVTFVLNKNAKFSDGEPVTANDVAFTFKTLTTEGSPVYRIYYGDVKDVVIVDEHTIRFEFKSTKNAELPLIIGQLPVLPEHYWKDKDFNAPTLDKPVGSGPYMLDSYEAGRSITYKRNPNYWGADIPVNKGRYNFDFITYDYYRDTTVSLEAFKAGEYDFRQETSSKNWATSYVGPMFDNGQIIKAEIPHSRPTGMQAFVFNTRRDIFSNPDVRKALSYAFDFEWTNKNLFYSAYARTNSYFSNSEMAAEQPITPQETALLEPFKDQLPSEVFTDVFKAPVYDGSGNNRRELRTALRLLKSAGWELKNGKLLNKETGQAFTFEILLVQKEFERIVAPMLKNLKQMGIEANIRIVDVSQYINRLRDFDFDMVVSSFGQSSSPGNEQREFWGSYNADMKGSRNIIGIKNPVIDALIEKIIEAPSRQELVYRTRALDRVLQWNYYVIPQFHSTSYRIAYKPFFGMPKTRPLYDIGFDTWWVKEPTK; encoded by the coding sequence ATGCCGTCGTATTCATTGAAAAAGTTAATTGTTGTAGCTGGGTTGGTTTGCTATTCCTCATTTACTCTTGCCGCTCCTTCCCATGGTATCGCCATGCATGGCGACTTAAAGTACTCAAGTGACTTTACCCATTTTGACTACACAAACCCTGACGCCCCTAAAGGGGGCTCAGTGAAGCAATGGGCATTGGGGACATTTGATAGTTTTAATAGCTTTATTATTAAGGGGACTCCCGCTGACGGCTTAGGGCTTATTTATGACACCCTTACCTCGCAATCTACCGATGAGCCTTTTTCTGAATACGGGCTCATCGCAAAAACTATCGATGTCGCTGACGATAACAGCAGCGTTACGTTCGTACTCAATAAAAACGCTAAATTTTCGGACGGCGAGCCGGTTACTGCAAACGATGTAGCCTTTACCTTTAAGACTCTTACCACCGAAGGTAGTCCGGTTTATCGTATATACTACGGTGATGTAAAAGACGTGGTTATCGTTGATGAGCATACGATCCGATTTGAATTTAAGAGCACTAAAAATGCTGAATTACCGCTCATTATTGGTCAGCTACCTGTACTGCCGGAACATTATTGGAAGGACAAAGACTTTAATGCGCCTACATTAGACAAACCTGTGGGTTCTGGCCCGTATATGCTAGATAGCTATGAAGCCGGCCGGTCTATTACTTACAAGCGTAACCCGAATTACTGGGGTGCAGACATCCCGGTCAATAAAGGCCGCTATAATTTCGACTTCATTACCTACGATTATTATCGCGATACCACGGTTTCTTTAGAAGCCTTCAAAGCCGGTGAATATGATTTTCGCCAAGAAACCTCCTCTAAAAACTGGGCAACTAGTTACGTTGGCCCCATGTTTGATAACGGGCAAATTATTAAAGCCGAAATACCTCACAGCCGCCCTACGGGGATGCAGGCATTTGTATTCAATACGCGCCGTGATATTTTTAGCAACCCCGATGTACGTAAAGCGTTAAGCTATGCATTCGACTTTGAATGGACAAATAAAAATCTTTTTTACAGCGCGTATGCACGTACTAACAGCTATTTTTCCAACTCAGAAATGGCAGCAGAACAGCCCATAACTCCGCAAGAGACTGCCCTTCTAGAGCCATTTAAAGATCAGTTACCTTCCGAAGTCTTTACCGATGTATTTAAAGCACCGGTATATGATGGCTCGGGCAACAACCGTCGAGAGTTACGCACCGCTCTGCGCTTGCTCAAGTCTGCAGGATGGGAGTTAAAGAACGGCAAGCTTCTCAACAAAGAAACCGGACAAGCATTTACGTTTGAAATATTGCTAGTGCAAAAAGAATTTGAACGTATTGTGGCGCCAATGCTTAAAAACCTCAAACAGATGGGTATCGAAGCCAACATCCGTATTGTTGACGTGTCTCAATACATCAACCGCCTTCGCGACTTCGATTTTGACATGGTCGTCAGTTCATTTGGACAATCGTCATCACCCGGCAACGAGCAACGAGAGTTCTGGGGGTCTTATAACGCGGACATGAAAGGCAGCCGAAACATCATTGGTATTAAAAACCCAGTGATTGATGCGTTAATTGAAAAAATCATAGAAGCTCCTAGCCGCCAAGAGCTAGTCTACCGCACCCGTGCACTAGATAGAGTACTGCAATGGAATTACTATGTGATCCCCCAATTCCACAGCACTAGTTACCGCATCGCTTATAAACCTTTCTTTGGCATGCCAAAAACTCGACCGTTATATGACATAGGCTTTGATACCTGGTGGGTTAAGGAACCAACGAAGTAA